One part of the Streptomyces sp. NBC_00286 genome encodes these proteins:
- a CDS encoding demethylmenaquinone methyltransferase, with amino-acid sequence MTRASLNKQPHEVASMFDDVAERYDLTNDVLSLGQDRRWRKEVAKAVDARPAQKVLDLAAGTATSSLPFVRTGAYVVPCDFSLGMLRVGKRNHPWLPLTAGDATRLPFKNDTFDAVTISFGLRNVQDTDAALRELYRVTRPGGRVVICEFSHPTWAPFRTVYTEYLMRALPPVARAVSSNPDAYVYLAESIRAWPDQPALAERLRKAGWSKVAWRNLTGGVVALHRGFKES; translated from the coding sequence GTGACCCGCGCTTCCCTGAACAAGCAGCCGCACGAAGTCGCCTCGATGTTCGACGACGTGGCGGAACGGTACGACCTGACGAACGACGTGCTGTCACTCGGCCAGGACCGGCGCTGGCGCAAGGAGGTCGCCAAGGCGGTGGACGCGCGGCCCGCGCAGAAGGTGCTGGACCTGGCGGCGGGTACGGCCACCTCGTCCCTGCCCTTCGTGCGGACCGGGGCGTACGTTGTGCCGTGCGACTTCTCGCTCGGGATGCTCCGGGTCGGCAAGCGGAACCACCCCTGGCTGCCGCTGACGGCCGGCGACGCGACGAGGCTGCCCTTCAAGAACGACACCTTCGACGCGGTGACGATCTCCTTCGGCCTGCGGAACGTCCAGGACACGGACGCGGCGCTGCGCGAGCTGTACCGGGTGACGAGGCCGGGCGGACGCGTGGTGATCTGCGAGTTCTCGCACCCCACTTGGGCGCCCTTCCGCACCGTATACACGGAGTACCTGATGCGCGCGCTGCCGCCGGTCGCGAGGGCGGTCTCCTCCAACCCCGACGCGTACGTCTACCTCGCCGAGTCCATCCGCGCCTGGCCCGACCAGCCCGCACTGGCCGAACGCCTGCGCAAGGCCGGCTGGTCGAAGGTGGCGTGGCGGAACCTCACGGGCGGGGTTGTGGCACTGCACAGGGGCTTCAAAGAGAGCTGA
- the nuoF gene encoding NADH-quinone oxidoreductase subunit NuoF — MMTLAAEIKDTGPEKLLAPVLSAFWDEDKSWTLDVYRRHEGYEGLRKALAMSPDDLIAYVKDSGLRGRGGAGFPTGMKWQFIPQGDGKPHYLVVNADESEPGTCKDIPLLFANPHSLIEGIVIACYAIRSSHAFIYLRGEVVPVLRRLHEAVREAYAAGYLGENILGSGLDLQVTVHAGAGAYICGEETALLDSLEGRRGQPRLRPPFPAVAGLYACPTVVNNVESIASVPAILHKGKEWFRSMGSEKSPGFTLYSLSGHVARPGQYEAPLGITLRQLLDMSGGMRPGHRLKFWTPGGSSTPMFTDEHLDVPLDYEGVGAAGSMLGTKALQCFDETTCVVRAVTRWTEFYAHESCGKCTPCREGTYWLVQLLRDIEAGKGVMSDLDKLNDIADNINGKSFCALGDGAASPIFSSLKYFREEYEEHITGRGCPFDPAKSTAWADKDKHAEVNA, encoded by the coding sequence GTGATGACCTTGGCAGCCGAGATCAAAGACACCGGCCCGGAGAAGCTGCTCGCACCCGTGCTGTCGGCCTTCTGGGACGAGGACAAGTCCTGGACGCTGGACGTGTACCGAAGGCACGAGGGGTACGAGGGGCTCCGCAAGGCGCTGGCCATGTCGCCGGACGACCTCATCGCGTACGTGAAGGACTCCGGTCTGCGTGGACGCGGCGGCGCGGGATTCCCTACGGGCATGAAGTGGCAGTTCATCCCGCAGGGCGATGGCAAGCCTCACTATCTAGTTGTCAACGCCGACGAATCGGAACCGGGCACCTGTAAGGACATCCCGCTTCTCTTCGCGAACCCGCATAGCCTCATCGAGGGCATCGTGATCGCCTGTTACGCGATCCGTTCTTCGCATGCCTTCATCTATCTGCGCGGTGAAGTTGTCCCCGTGCTGAGGCGTCTGCACGAGGCAGTACGGGAGGCGTATGCGGCGGGGTACCTCGGCGAGAACATCCTGGGCAGCGGACTCGACCTCCAGGTCACCGTGCACGCGGGCGCGGGCGCGTACATCTGTGGTGAGGAGACCGCACTGCTCGACTCGCTCGAGGGCCGCCGTGGCCAGCCGCGACTTCGTCCCCCCTTTCCTGCTGTCGCGGGGCTCTACGCGTGCCCGACTGTGGTGAATAACGTCGAGTCGATCGCGTCAGTTCCCGCGATTCTCCACAAGGGCAAGGAATGGTTCCGATCGATGGGGAGCGAGAAGTCCCCGGGCTTCACGCTCTACTCGCTCAGCGGCCATGTCGCCCGTCCCGGTCAGTACGAGGCCCCGCTCGGCATCACGCTCCGCCAACTCCTCGACATGAGCGGCGGGATGCGGCCGGGGCACCGGCTCAAGTTCTGGACGCCGGGCGGCTCTTCGACCCCGATGTTCACCGACGAGCACCTCGACGTCCCTCTTGATTACGAAGGAGTGGGCGCCGCGGGTTCCATGCTCGGCACCAAAGCTCTGCAGTGTTTCGACGAGACGACGTGTGTCGTGCGGGCGGTGACGCGGTGGACGGAGTTCTACGCCCATGAGTCCTGCGGCAAGTGCACGCCCTGCCGCGAAGGGACGTACTGGCTCGTGCAGTTGCTGCGCGACATCGAGGCCGGCAAGGGCGTCATGTCCGACCTCGACAAGCTGAACGACATCGCCGACAACATCAACGGCAAGTCCTTCTGCGCCCTCGGCGACGGCGCCGCCTCGCCGATCTTCTCCTCCCTCAAGTACTTCCGCGAGGAGTACGAGGAGCACATCACGGGCCGGGGCTGCCCCTTCGACCCGGCCAAGTCCACGGCCTGGGCCGACAAGGACAAGCACGCGGAGGTGAACGCATGA
- a CDS encoding NuoB/complex I 20 kDa subunit family protein: MGLEEKLPSGFLLTTVEQAAGWVRKSSVFPATFGLACCAIEMMTTGAGRYDMARFGMEVFRGSPRQADLMIVAGRVSQKMAPVLRQVYDQMPNPKWVISMGVCASSGGMFNNYAIVQGVDHVVPVDIYLPGCPPRPEMLLDAILKLHQKIQTSKLGVNAEEAAREAEEAALKALPTIEMKGLLR, from the coding sequence ATGGGACTCGAAGAAAAGCTGCCGAGCGGCTTCCTGCTGACCACCGTCGAGCAGGCCGCCGGCTGGGTGCGCAAGTCGTCCGTCTTTCCCGCCACCTTCGGCCTCGCCTGCTGCGCCATCGAGATGATGACGACCGGCGCGGGCCGCTACGACATGGCGCGCTTCGGCATGGAGGTCTTCCGCGGCTCGCCGCGCCAGGCCGACCTGATGATCGTCGCCGGACGCGTCAGCCAGAAGATGGCGCCGGTGCTGCGGCAGGTCTATGACCAGATGCCAAACCCCAAGTGGGTGATCTCCATGGGGGTCTGCGCATCCTCGGGCGGGATGTTCAACAACTACGCGATCGTGCAGGGCGTCGATCACGTCGTCCCTGTCGACATCTATCTGCCCGGTTGTCCGCCGCGGCCCGAGATGCTGCTGGATGCCATTCTCAAGCTGCACCAGAAGATCCAGACCTCGAAGCTCGGCGTGAACGCCGAGGAGGCGGCCCGCGAGGCGGAGGAAGCGGCGCTCAAGGCGCTCCCCACCATCGAGATGAAGGGCCTGCTGCGGTGA
- a CDS encoding GNAT family N-acetyltransferase — MNRPSPVVRLRVPTDEDAFAWHRIFDDPDVMEFHGGKPAELSVYEELTARQRRHDAEYGFCFWTMLDEQDDVIGFTGAQPWPHAWGPKGEIEIGWRLGRAYWGKGYVTTAAWSTLDRLRTAGVTSVVAMVNSRNERSIAVTTRLGMTLSERFTSPNSQQVGHCYRLDL; from the coding sequence ATGAACCGACCTTCCCCCGTGGTACGACTGCGCGTCCCCACCGACGAGGACGCCTTCGCCTGGCACCGGATCTTCGACGACCCGGACGTGATGGAGTTCCACGGCGGAAAGCCGGCCGAGCTGTCCGTCTACGAGGAGCTGACCGCGCGACAGCGCCGGCACGACGCCGAGTACGGCTTCTGCTTCTGGACCATGCTCGACGAGCAGGACGACGTCATCGGCTTCACGGGCGCCCAGCCGTGGCCGCACGCCTGGGGTCCGAAGGGCGAGATCGAGATCGGCTGGCGGCTCGGACGGGCGTACTGGGGCAAGGGGTACGTGACCACCGCGGCGTGGAGCACGCTCGACCGGCTGCGGACGGCGGGCGTCACCAGCGTGGTGGCGATGGTCAACTCCCGCAATGAACGCTCCATCGCGGTGACCACACGCCTCGGAATGACTCTCTCCGAGAGGTTCACGTCGCCGAACTCGCAGCAGGTGGGCCACTGCTACCGGCTGGACCTCTGA
- a CDS encoding NADH-quinone oxidoreductase subunit C: MSDANGTNGVTPEKDLSAANLPGRRGEAGEEIRVQRGMFGADNGGDTSGYGGLVRSVRLPGPATRPYGGWFDEVADELEGALEEQGLVPENAIEKTVVDRDEITFHIEREHLVRVAQTLRDDPALRFELCTGVSGVHYPGDKGRELHAVYHLRSITHNRLIRLEVSAPDADPHIPSLVSVYPTNDWHERETYDFFGIVFDGHPALTRIMMPDDWQGFPQRKDYPLGGIPVEYKGAQIPAPDQRRSYS; the protein is encoded by the coding sequence GTGAGCGACGCGAACGGCACGAACGGGGTGACCCCCGAGAAGGACCTCAGCGCCGCCAACCTCCCCGGCCGGCGGGGCGAGGCGGGCGAGGAAATCCGCGTCCAGCGCGGCATGTTCGGCGCCGACAACGGCGGCGACACCTCCGGCTACGGCGGCCTGGTCCGCTCCGTCCGGCTGCCCGGGCCCGCCACCCGGCCGTACGGCGGCTGGTTCGACGAGGTCGCCGACGAGTTGGAGGGTGCCCTGGAGGAACAGGGCCTCGTCCCCGAGAACGCCATCGAGAAGACGGTCGTCGACCGCGACGAGATCACGTTCCACATCGAGCGCGAGCATCTGGTCCGCGTCGCGCAGACCCTGCGCGACGACCCGGCGCTCCGCTTCGAGCTGTGCACGGGGGTGAGCGGCGTCCACTACCCCGGCGACAAGGGGCGCGAGCTGCACGCCGTCTACCACCTGCGCTCGATCACCCACAACCGGCTGATCCGCCTCGAAGTCAGCGCTCCCGACGCCGACCCGCACATCCCGTCCCTGGTCTCCGTCTATCCGACCAACGACTGGCACGAGCGCGAGACGTACGACTTCTTCGGCATCGTCTTCGACGGTCACCCGGCCCTGACGCGGATCATGATGCCGGACGACTGGCAGGGCTTCCCGCAGCGCAAGGACTACCCCCTCGGCGGCATCCCCGTCGAGTACAAGGGCGCCCAGATCCCGGCCCCGGACCAGCGGAGGTCCTACTCATGA
- a CDS encoding geranylgeranyl reductase family protein: MTESQPLSEHTADVIVVGAGPAGSTTAYYLAKAGLDVLLLEKTAFPREKVCGDGLTPRATKQLVSMGIDISEEAGWLRNKGLRIIGGGVRLQLDWPDLAAYPDYGLVRKRDDFDEQLARQAQKAGARLYERCNVGAPILDDRTGRITGVHAKLGDVDSKEKREVTFHAPLVVAADGNSTRLSLAMGLHRRDDRPMGVAVRTYFTSPRHEDDYLESWLELWDRRGPGEDRLLPGYGWIFGMGDGTSNVGLGVLNTSSSFKELDWREVLKAWCASMPEEWGYTPDNMTIPIRGAALPMAFNRQPHYTKGLLLVGDAGGMVNPFNGEGIAYAMESGQIAADVIVQAHARSTPAQRELALQRYPKVLKDTYGGYYNLGRAFVKLIGNPKVMKIATQRGLTHPVLMKFTLKMLANLTDPTGGDAMDRIINGLSKVSPKA, from the coding sequence GTGACCGAGTCCCAGCCCCTCTCCGAACACACCGCTGATGTGATCGTCGTCGGGGCCGGGCCAGCCGGTTCCACCACCGCGTACTACCTGGCGAAGGCCGGGCTCGATGTCCTGCTCCTTGAGAAGACGGCGTTTCCGCGCGAAAAGGTCTGCGGTGACGGGCTGACGCCCCGCGCGACCAAGCAGCTTGTCTCGATGGGCATCGACATCTCCGAGGAGGCGGGCTGGCTCCGGAACAAGGGGCTGCGCATCATCGGCGGCGGTGTCCGCCTCCAGCTGGACTGGCCGGATCTCGCCGCCTACCCGGACTACGGACTCGTACGGAAGCGGGACGACTTCGACGAGCAGTTGGCGCGGCAGGCGCAGAAGGCGGGCGCGCGGCTGTACGAGCGCTGCAATGTGGGCGCCCCGATCCTCGACGACCGTACGGGCCGCATCACGGGCGTGCACGCGAAGCTCGGTGACGTCGACTCCAAGGAGAAGCGCGAAGTCACCTTCCATGCCCCGCTGGTCGTGGCGGCCGACGGCAACTCGACCCGGCTGTCCCTCGCCATGGGGCTGCACCGGCGCGACGACCGGCCGATGGGCGTCGCGGTGCGTACGTACTTCACGTCCCCGCGCCACGAGGACGACTACCTGGAGTCCTGGCTGGAGCTGTGGGACCGGCGTGGACCGGGCGAGGACCGGCTGCTGCCCGGCTACGGCTGGATCTTCGGCATGGGCGACGGCACTTCGAACGTCGGCCTGGGCGTCCTCAACACCTCTTCCTCCTTCAAGGAGCTGGACTGGCGCGAGGTCCTGAAGGCCTGGTGCGCGTCGATGCCGGAGGAATGGGGTTACACCCCGGACAACATGACGATCCCGATCCGCGGCGCCGCCCTCCCCATGGCCTTCAACCGCCAACCGCACTACACCAAGGGCCTGTTGCTCGTCGGCGACGCGGGCGGCATGGTGAACCCCTTCAACGGCGAGGGCATCGCGTACGCCATGGAGTCCGGCCAGATCGCCGCCGACGTCATCGTCCAGGCGCACGCCCGGTCGACGCCCGCCCAGCGCGAACTCGCCCTCCAGCGCTACCCGAAGGTCCTCAAGGACACCTACGGCGGCTACTACAACCTCGGGCGCGCCTTCGTGAAGCTCATCGGCAACCCGAAGGTCATGAAGATCGCGACGCAGCGCGGACTGACGCACCCCGTGCTGATGAAGTTCACGCTGAAGATGCTCGCCAACCTGACGGACCCGACGGGCGGCGACGCTATGGACCGCATCATCAACGGGCTGAGCAAGGTGTCGCCCAAGGCGTGA
- the nuoE gene encoding NADH-quinone oxidoreductase subunit NuoE, whose translation MPQLPAPDYPDDVRARLEADAREVIARYPDSRSALLPLLHLVQSEEGHVTRTGMQFCADMLDLTTAEVTAVATFYTMYRRKPSGDYQVGVCTNTLCAVMGGDAIFEALQDHLGVGNGETTDDGKVTLEHIECNAACDFAPVVMVNWEFFDNQTVDTAKRLVDDLRAGAQVEPTRGAPLCTFKETARVLAGFPDERPGAVEAGGSAGPASLIGLRLAKGEMTPARVVHPRGSGGPQDQPPAEHLSSHDAPQRTSASDPAHPAGPVSEEGE comes from the coding sequence ATGCCCCAACTGCCCGCGCCCGACTACCCGGACGACGTTCGAGCCCGGCTCGAAGCCGACGCGCGCGAGGTCATCGCCCGCTACCCGGACTCCCGGTCCGCCCTCCTGCCATTGCTGCATCTCGTGCAGTCGGAGGAGGGCCATGTCACGCGCACCGGCATGCAGTTCTGCGCCGACATGCTGGACCTGACCACGGCCGAGGTCACCGCGGTCGCCACCTTCTACACCATGTACCGGCGCAAGCCCTCCGGTGACTACCAGGTAGGCGTCTGCACCAACACCCTGTGCGCGGTGATGGGCGGCGACGCGATCTTCGAGGCCCTCCAGGACCACCTAGGTGTCGGCAACGGCGAGACCACCGACGACGGCAAGGTCACCCTGGAGCACATCGAGTGCAACGCGGCCTGCGACTTCGCCCCGGTCGTGATGGTCAACTGGGAGTTCTTCGACAACCAGACCGTGGACACCGCCAAGCGCCTCGTGGACGACCTGCGGGCGGGTGCACAGGTCGAACCGACGCGCGGTGCCCCCTTGTGCACGTTCAAGGAGACCGCACGGGTCCTGGCCGGCTTCCCCGACGAGCGCCCCGGAGCCGTCGAGGCGGGCGGCAGTGCGGGACCGGCCTCACTGATCGGCCTCCGGCTGGCGAAGGGCGAGATGACTCCCGCGCGCGTGGTGCACCCGCGGGGCTCCGGCGGTCCGCAGGACCAGCCGCCCGCCGAGCACCTCAGCTCGCATGACGCGCCGCAGCGAACCTCGGCCTCCGACCCCGCGCATCCTGCGGGCCCGGTCTCCGAGGAGGGGGAGTGA
- a CDS encoding NADH-quinone oxidoreductase subunit D — protein MMTSAASARETTEGTVYTVTGGDWDEVVQTAARADDERIVVNMGPQHPSTHGVLRLILEIDGETVTEARCGIGYLHTGIEKNLEFRTWTQGTTFVTRMDYLTSFFNETGYCLAVEKLLGIEDQVPDRASIIRVLLMELNRLSSHLVCIATGGMELGATTIMIYGFRDRELVLDIYELITGLRMNHAYIRPGGLAQDLPPGAVDQIREFVKKMKKNLPEYDKLATGNPVFKARMQDIGYLDLAGCMALGATGPILRSAGLPHDLRKSQPYCGYETYDFDVPTADTCDAYGRFLIRLEEMRQSLRIIEQCLDRLKPGPVMVADKKIAWPAQLALGPDGLGNSLDHIKQIMGTSMESLIHHFKLVTEGFRVPPGQAYAAVESPKGELGVHAVSDGGTRPYRVHYRDPSFTNLQAMAAMCEGGQVADVIVAVASIDPVMGGVDR, from the coding sequence GTGATGACCAGTGCCGCATCCGCCCGCGAGACCACGGAAGGCACCGTCTACACGGTCACAGGCGGCGACTGGGACGAGGTCGTCCAGACCGCGGCCCGGGCCGACGACGAACGCATCGTCGTCAACATGGGCCCGCAGCACCCGTCCACCCACGGCGTGCTCCGGCTGATCCTGGAGATCGACGGCGAGACGGTCACCGAAGCCCGCTGCGGAATCGGTTATCTGCACACCGGCATCGAGAAGAACCTCGAGTTCCGTACGTGGACGCAGGGCACGACCTTCGTGACGCGCATGGACTACCTGACGTCGTTCTTCAACGAGACCGGATACTGCCTCGCCGTCGAGAAGCTCCTCGGCATCGAGGACCAGGTCCCCGATCGCGCCTCCATCATCCGCGTGCTCCTGATGGAGCTGAACCGGCTCTCCTCGCACCTGGTGTGCATCGCCACCGGAGGCATGGAACTCGGCGCCACCACGATCATGATCTACGGCTTCCGTGATCGTGAACTCGTTCTCGACATCTATGAGTTGATCACCGGCCTGCGCATGAACCACGCGTACATCAGGCCCGGCGGCCTCGCCCAGGACCTGCCGCCGGGCGCGGTGGACCAGATCCGCGAGTTCGTGAAGAAGATGAAGAAGAACCTTCCCGAGTACGACAAGCTCGCCACCGGGAACCCCGTCTTCAAGGCCCGTATGCAGGACATCGGCTACCTCGACCTGGCCGGCTGCATGGCCCTCGGCGCCACCGGCCCGATCCTCCGCTCGGCCGGCCTCCCACACGACCTGCGCAAGTCGCAGCCGTACTGCGGCTACGAGACGTACGACTTCGACGTCCCGACCGCCGACACCTGTGACGCGTACGGGCGCTTTTTGATCCGCCTGGAGGAGATGCGCCAGTCGTTGCGGATCATCGAGCAGTGCCTGGACCGGCTGAAGCCCGGTCCGGTCATGGTCGCCGACAAGAAGATCGCCTGGCCCGCACAACTGGCTCTCGGCCCCGACGGCCTGGGCAACTCCCTCGACCACATCAAGCAGATCATGGGCACCTCCATGGAGTCCCTGATCCACCACTTCAAGCTGGTGACCGAGGGCTTCAGGGTCCCGCCCGGCCAGGCGTACGCGGCCGTCGAGTCGCCCAAGGGCGAACTCGGGGTGCATGCCGTGTCCGACGGCGGCACCCGTCCCTACCGGGTCCACTACCGCGACCCGTCCTTCACCAATCTGCAGGCCATGGCGGCGATGTGCGAGGGCGGCCAGGTCGCCGACGTCATCGTCGCCGTCGCGTCCATCGACCCCGTGATGGGAGGCGTCGACCGGTGA
- a CDS encoding PASTA domain-containing protein — protein MTSVRKPPDVRVPRLVGLMAVDARETAEARGVMLAAPDRPDFHLTVVDYVVRQYPLPGTEVPRGAVVTVWFDFGEGEGGGGAGVREPRLPHPPTGGLYRELDEPGNPFEVLR, from the coding sequence GTGACGTCTGTGCGCAAACCACCCGATGTGCGTGTACCGCGGCTCGTCGGCCTGATGGCCGTGGACGCGCGCGAGACGGCCGAGGCGCGTGGCGTGATGCTCGCCGCGCCGGACCGGCCCGACTTCCATCTGACCGTCGTCGACTACGTCGTACGCCAGTACCCGCTGCCCGGCACCGAGGTGCCACGCGGTGCCGTCGTCACCGTGTGGTTCGACTTCGGTGAGGGGGAGGGCGGCGGAGGTGCGGGGGTGAGGGAGCCACGGCTCCCTCACCCTCCTACGGGGGGCTTGTACCGCGAACTCGATGAACCAGGCAACCCGTTCGAGGTCTTGCGGTAG
- a CDS encoding C40 family peptidase: MEEPLIPVGLMSHTAHIPSHRKPRPRSSSTLAMRAGVAGGVLSTLAVGAAAGSANASEPVTQTIELPTLTADLSATVAESAAATQQAAADYELLAERDAAAANAAKQAKADLAEAKKKAEAKKKAEAERRAAAEAAASRAAERTTLSSSAASSSETDVPAPASGSVGTVINFLKAQVGDAYVLGATGPNAWDCSSLVQAAFKQVGVDLPRVSQDQSTVGTDVPLSDIQVGDILYWGGKGSAYHTGVYIGGGQYLDAANPSKGVVIQDLSGYPASGAVRVL, encoded by the coding sequence ATGGAGGAGCCCCTGATACCGGTTGGACTCATGTCCCACACCGCTCACATACCCAGCCACCGGAAACCCCGGCCTCGCAGCAGTTCGACGCTCGCGATGCGCGCCGGAGTTGCCGGTGGCGTCCTCAGCACCCTGGCAGTGGGAGCTGCGGCCGGATCGGCGAACGCGTCCGAGCCCGTGACCCAGACGATCGAACTGCCCACGCTCACGGCCGACCTGTCCGCGACCGTGGCCGAATCTGCGGCCGCCACCCAGCAGGCCGCGGCCGACTACGAACTGCTGGCCGAGCGTGACGCGGCCGCCGCCAACGCGGCCAAGCAGGCCAAGGCCGACCTCGCCGAGGCGAAGAAGAAGGCGGAGGCCAAGAAGAAGGCCGAGGCCGAGCGCAGGGCCGCCGCGGAGGCCGCTGCCTCCAGGGCCGCCGAGCGGACCACCCTCAGCTCCTCCGCTGCCTCGAGCTCCGAGACCGATGTCCCGGCCCCGGCCAGCGGCAGCGTCGGTACGGTCATCAACTTCCTCAAGGCTCAGGTCGGCGACGCCTACGTCTTGGGCGCCACCGGTCCCAACGCCTGGGACTGCTCCAGCCTGGTCCAGGCCGCGTTCAAGCAGGTCGGCGTGGACCTGCCGCGCGTCTCGCAGGACCAGTCGACGGTCGGGACCGACGTCCCGCTGTCCGACATCCAGGTCGGCGACATCCTGTACTGGGGCGGCAAGGGCTCGGCGTACCACACGGGTGTCTACATCGGTGGGGGCCAGTACCTGGACGCCGCGAACCCCAGCAAGGGCGTCGTCATCCAGGACCTGTCGGGCTACCCGGCGAGCGGCGCGGTACGCGTCCTCTGA
- a CDS encoding NADH-quinone oxidoreductase subunit A: MNAYAPILVLGALGAGFAIFSVVMATLIGPKRYNRAKLEAYECGIEPTPTPAGGGRFPIKYYLTAMLFIIFDIEIVFLYPWAVTFDALGVFGLVEMLLFVLTVFVAYAYVWRRGGLEWD; this comes from the coding sequence GTGAACGCGTATGCGCCCATCCTCGTACTGGGAGCCCTCGGGGCAGGCTTTGCGATCTTCTCCGTGGTCATGGCCACGCTTATCGGTCCAAAGCGGTACAACCGGGCCAAGCTCGAGGCCTACGAGTGCGGTATCGAACCGACCCCCACGCCGGCCGGCGGTGGGCGGTTCCCCATCAAGTACTACCTGACGGCGATGCTCTTCATCATTTTCGATATCGAGATCGTCTTCCTCTATCCCTGGGCCGTCACCTTCGACGCCCTTGGGGTATTCGGGCTCGTGGAGATGCTGCTCTTCGTGCTCACCGTCTTCGTCGCGTACGCGTACGTATGGCGGCGCGGCGGCCTGGAATGGGACTGA